Proteins encoded together in one Desulfuromonas acetoxidans DSM 684 window:
- a CDS encoding DUF4388 domain-containing protein, which translates to MKKILILDKDNVTLRALLQALQRYSDLEVIVANERSDINRGLQQLAIDLVITDIDGTESCCFELIESINRYFPELPVDVLSAPLSPDLEARLAELRIARRFTKPLKADEAAKRIHQQLTNGAVGQLKGLSLTSVLQLMNVEHKNCVLTVETDTEHGELFIREGEIVAAKTATLRGKDAAYTIIAWDSVRIGFQDKPFNVAQEISESFMSLLMEALRLKDEMQLPLAKPQDTSGDEGHSLVQSGATTLLEQQIDSVLEPLPGVVEYCLYDQDSNLRLFKSRRQQPVKNLHPGHLQTKTDDIARLLQAGNFQYMVTNEGHGVRHVFFTFEDVPITVGLRREQSVKKFLQQFKSKFDPPARF; encoded by the coding sequence ATGAAGAAGATTCTTATTCTTGACAAAGACAACGTGACACTGCGTGCCCTGCTTCAGGCATTGCAGCGCTACAGCGATCTTGAAGTGATCGTTGCCAATGAGCGCAGTGATATCAATCGGGGATTGCAGCAATTGGCCATTGATTTGGTCATTACCGATATTGATGGAACAGAAAGCTGCTGTTTTGAGCTGATTGAATCAATTAATCGGTATTTTCCCGAGCTGCCGGTCGATGTGCTCAGTGCTCCTCTTTCCCCGGATCTGGAGGCTCGTCTGGCTGAGTTGCGCATTGCCCGACGATTTACCAAGCCTTTAAAGGCTGATGAAGCCGCTAAAAGAATTCACCAGCAACTGACAAACGGAGCGGTCGGACAGCTCAAGGGCTTGAGTTTGACATCGGTTTTGCAGTTGATGAATGTCGAACACAAGAATTGTGTGCTGACTGTCGAGACGGACACGGAGCATGGTGAGCTTTTCATTCGCGAGGGTGAGATTGTTGCGGCCAAAACGGCGACACTGCGTGGCAAGGACGCGGCATACACCATCATCGCTTGGGACAGTGTGCGGATCGGATTTCAGGATAAGCCTTTCAATGTTGCCCAGGAAATTTCCGAGTCTTTTATGTCTCTGCTTATGGAGGCGCTGCGGTTAAAAGATGAAATGCAGTTGCCACTGGCCAAGCCGCAGGACACTTCGGGTGATGAAGGGCATTCTTTGGTGCAATCCGGGGCAACGACTCTTCTGGAACAGCAGATTGATTCAGTTCTCGAGCCGTTGCCCGGAGTTGTCGAATACTGCCTTTACGATCAAGACAGCAACTTGCGCCTGTTCAAATCACGTCGCCAACAGCCAGTCAAAAACCTTCATCCCGGCCATCTTCAGACGAAAACTGACGACATTGCCCGGCTTCTTCAAGCCGGAAATTTTCAATACATGGTAACCAATGAGGGTCATGGTGTGCGCCATGTCTTTTTTACCTTTGAAGATGTTCCCATCACCGTTGGCTTACGGCGTGAGCAGTCGGTCAAAAAGTTCTTGCAGCAATTTAAATCAAAGTTCGATCCCCCGGCACGATTTTAG
- a CDS encoding cupin domain-containing protein: MLISSKRTATHYLWGEGCDGWHLAASEKLSVIQECVPRGAAEVRHLHTKAEQFFYVLKGIATLEVAGVVHTLNANEGFHVLAGVPHTLSNQHEQELEFLVISTPPSHGDRKTV, encoded by the coding sequence ATGCTAATTTCATCAAAACGAACAGCAACACATTATCTCTGGGGTGAGGGCTGTGATGGCTGGCATCTTGCGGCCTCAGAAAAACTCAGTGTCATTCAGGAGTGTGTTCCACGTGGGGCTGCGGAAGTCCGCCACTTGCACACAAAAGCCGAGCAGTTCTTTTATGTTCTTAAAGGTATTGCTACGCTTGAAGTCGCCGGAGTTGTTCACACGTTGAATGCGAATGAAGGGTTTCATGTGTTGGCTGGCGTGCCGCATACGTTGAGTAACCAGCACGAGCAAGAGCTTGAGTTTCTGGTGATTTCAACCCCGCCTAGTCATGGGGATCGCAAGACGGTGTAA
- a CDS encoding HNH endonuclease encodes MLKLKQPAYSSEQAIEMCRQGITGNDKLLQKVDNDMHLLQASAVGYAASASAGELYTLPSTPNGRDCDPVVVEQLKKSDLLKLYSTYFVKEGKPARVIYNALMAAANEKCPFCGGIGRPRNLDHFLPKAHYPQFSVLPVNLVPSCRDCNMDGKGENFATSEAGQVLQPYLDNERYFNEQWIFARYIADTGGEPGGIEYFVQPPEHWEDTQKLRVKKHFNDFNLDLRFSKEAGPRLVTYLAQIQALLQIPLELEVAKNTILQPAIDAAPFVNHWERIMCLALMAEVV; translated from the coding sequence ATGTTAAAGCTTAAACAACCTGCTTATTCAAGTGAGCAAGCAATTGAAATGTGTCGCCAAGGAATCACAGGCAATGACAAATTACTGCAAAAAGTGGATAACGACATGCACCTTTTGCAAGCTAGTGCAGTTGGCTATGCCGCGTCAGCCTCTGCAGGAGAACTGTACACTTTACCTTCGACTCCTAATGGACGGGATTGTGACCCAGTTGTTGTTGAGCAGCTAAAGAAATCGGATCTGTTAAAGCTGTATAGCACTTACTTTGTAAAAGAGGGTAAACCTGCCCGCGTAATTTATAATGCCTTGATGGCTGCGGCCAACGAGAAATGTCCTTTTTGCGGTGGTATCGGCCGCCCTCGAAACTTAGATCATTTCCTGCCCAAAGCGCACTACCCACAATTTTCGGTATTGCCGGTCAACTTGGTGCCCTCGTGCAGAGACTGCAACATGGATGGCAAAGGAGAGAACTTTGCCACTAGTGAAGCAGGACAAGTACTTCAACCATATTTGGATAACGAGCGGTATTTCAACGAGCAATGGATATTTGCTCGATATATAGCAGATACAGGCGGTGAACCGGGGGGTATTGAGTACTTCGTTCAACCTCCAGAACATTGGGAGGATACCCAAAAACTTCGAGTGAAAAAACACTTTAATGATTTTAATTTAGACTTGAGGTTCTCAAAAGAGGCTGGCCCAAGGCTGGTTACTTATTTAGCGCAAATTCAAGCTTTGTTGCAAATTCCATTGGAACTTGAGGTGGCAAAAAACACCATTTTGCAGCCCGCAATTGATGCTGCCCCCTTTGTGAACCATTGGGAAAGAATCATGTGTTTAGCACTGATGGCAGAGGTGGTCTGA